One stretch of Apis cerana isolate GH-2021 linkage group LG8, AcerK_1.0, whole genome shotgun sequence DNA includes these proteins:
- the LOC107992615 gene encoding intraflagellar transport protein 81 homolog isoform X1 yields MKENIKFIVTEVNKLLGRNYNVIYFNSLSSEELLQVLKELLIKIQNQNIDGNISIKNETSEEISIYILSILRIFHYQPRIDPVSFRQVFYFILSTSLRIDCTYFCMDRQGLVHGDSDIIHPIFTWLLSHIDVVQKRAYLSRFLVKIEVPSEYLSDPEVFAFYEQYMTLIDRFKTVHKEREIGKKNYENASELTTDLKTMEKEKEAVIIRIEKMRMKAETGIHLLNVARALRIEKDKERDLVLQEEQEKEIISRLQSNLQRLERELQTLKKDENEITVQTLLQHLSEVITVQTVVMNEKLPAEIHAQTNRIKALNTVKQYSYLNPDQITGLRNNLDSIAKEIQNLIELKITKNNIDKIEPFRQQAAAVANIKRNVLEKLEKTANSLQELQTKLEEKRELSKLIVEDIIPKGEDLKKYINRLKTRGTLYKHCKSELTWFNAENSILYRTAAILENQYNQCNQAKERLETVKKNTPNNFTEENASSMNLQLCRDISTFKAKLIPLINEVQTLREKYHEFEQQQEKTKKAQDQVKSSMNILINNLQSELESKKTKLTKDIEEKEELLKLIAKMKIIEERIKRDIKDSTISNPGKKIREELNFIIQAEEAKIKNLIMEKEHIKKINSVNEKQTQMWNSILSVFKYKIKYAEESKVSNGIIVRRGGTETLILQ; encoded by the exons atgaaagagaatattaaattcattgtaACAGAAGTGAACAAATTATTGGGACGTAATTATAATgtgatttatttcaattctctaAGTTCAGAAGAATTGCTTCAA GTATTGAAGGAGTTGTTGATTAAAATACagaatcaaaatattgatggtaatattagtataaaaaatGAGACTTCTGAagaaatttccatttatatattatctattttgcgtatatttcattatcaaccACGAATAGATCCTGTGAGCTTTAGGcaagttttttatttcattttaagtaCTTCGTTACGAATTGATTGTACTTATTTTTGTATGGATAGACAAGGTCTGGTTCATGGAGATTCTGATATTATTCATCCTATTTTTACCTGGCTTCTATCTCATATAGATGTAGTTCAAAAAAGAGCTTATTTATCACGCTTTTTAGTGAAG atagaAGTTCCTAGCGAATATTTAAGCGATCCAGAAGTTTTCGCTTTTTATGAACAATACATGACTTTGATTGATAGATTTAAAACAGTgcataaagaaagagaaataggaAAGAAG AATTATGAGAATGCTAGTGAGCTTACTACTGATTTAAAaacaatggaaaaagaaaaagaa gCAGTAATTATACGTATCGAAAAGATGAGAATGAAAGCTGAAACTGGAATACATTTATTGAATGTTGCCCGAGCTTTGCGAATAGAAAAAGACAAAGAACGTGATTTAGTACTGCAAGAAgagcaagaaaaagaaataatatctaGATTACAa TCTAACTTACAAAGATTGGAAAGAGAATTACAAAccttaaaaaaagatgaaaatgaaattacagtTCAAACATTATTGCAACATTTATCTGAAGTAATTACTGTTCAAACTGTagttatgaatgaaaaattaccgGCAGAAATACATGCACAGACAAATCGTATAAAAGCCTTGAACACAGTAAAACAGTATTCGTATTTAAATCCAGATCAAATAACGGGTCTACGAAATAACTTGGATAGTATAGCCAAAGAAATTcagaatttaatagaattaaag attacaaaaaataacattgataaaataGAACCATTTCGACAACAAGCAGCTGCagttgcaaatataaaaagaaatgttcttgaaaaattagaaaagacaGCGAATTCTTTGCAAGAATTGCAgacaaaattagaagaaaaacgcGAACTATCAAAATTGATAGTAGAAGACATCATTCCTAAAggagaagatttaaaaaaatatataaatcgtttaaaaactAGAGGAACACTTTATAAACATTGTAAATCTGAACTGACATGGTTTAATGCGGAGAACAGTATATTATATCGAACAGCCGCCATCTTAGAAAATCAG TATAATCAATGCAACCAGGCGAAAGAAAGATTGGAAACGGTTAAGAAAAATACTCCAAATAATTTCACAGAAGAGAATGCATCTTCGATGAATCTTCAATTATGTCGAGATATAAGCACCTTTAAAGCAAAATTAATCCCATTGATAAATG aagtGCAGacattaagagaaaaatatcatgaaTTTGAACAACAAcaagagaaaacgaaaaaagcaCAAGACCAAGTAAAATCGAGTatgaatatcttaataaataatttacaatctgagttggaaagtaaaaaaacaaaattaacgaag gatattgaagagaaagaagaattacTAAAACTCATAGCTAAAATGAAGATtatagaagaaagaataaaacggGACATAAAA gatTCTACAATTTCTAATCCTGGTAAAAAGATaagagaagaattaaatttcattattcaagcAGAAGaagcaaagataaaaaatttaataatggaaaaagaacatataaaaaaaattaactcggtaaatgaaaaacaaacacAGATGTGGAATAGTATATTATC agtatttaaatataaaattaaatacgctGAGGAAAGTAAAGTATCAAATGGAATCATCGTACGACGAGGAGGAAcagaaactttaattttacaataa
- the LOC107992615 gene encoding intraflagellar transport protein 81 homolog isoform X3, with translation MDRQGLVHGDSDIIHPIFTWLLSHIDVVQKRAYLSRFLVKIEVPSEYLSDPEVFAFYEQYMTLIDRFKTVHKEREIGKKNYENASELTTDLKTMEKEKEAVIIRIEKMRMKAETGIHLLNVARALRIEKDKERDLVLQEEQEKEIISRLQSNLQRLERELQTLKKDENEITVQTLLQHLSEVITVQTVVMNEKLPAEIHAQTNRIKALNTVKQYSYLNPDQITGLRNNLDSIAKEIQNLIELKITKNNIDKIEPFRQQAAAVANIKRNVLEKLEKTANSLQELQTKLEEKRELSKLIVEDIIPKGEDLKKYINRLKTRGTLYKHCKSELTWFNAENSILYRTAAILENQYNQCNQAKERLETVKKNTPNNFTEENASSMNLQLCRDISTFKAKLIPLINEVQTLREKYHEFEQQQEKTKKAQDQVKSSMNILINNLQSELESKKTKLTKDIEEKEELLKLIAKMKIIEERIKRDIKDSTISNPGKKIREELNFIIQAEEAKIKNLIMEKEHIKKINSVNEKQTQMWNSILSVFKYKIKYAEESKVSNGIIVRRGGTETLILQ, from the exons ATGGATAGACAAGGTCTGGTTCATGGAGATTCTGATATTATTCATCCTATTTTTACCTGGCTTCTATCTCATATAGATGTAGTTCAAAAAAGAGCTTATTTATCACGCTTTTTAGTGAAG atagaAGTTCCTAGCGAATATTTAAGCGATCCAGAAGTTTTCGCTTTTTATGAACAATACATGACTTTGATTGATAGATTTAAAACAGTgcataaagaaagagaaataggaAAGAAG AATTATGAGAATGCTAGTGAGCTTACTACTGATTTAAAaacaatggaaaaagaaaaagaa gCAGTAATTATACGTATCGAAAAGATGAGAATGAAAGCTGAAACTGGAATACATTTATTGAATGTTGCCCGAGCTTTGCGAATAGAAAAAGACAAAGAACGTGATTTAGTACTGCAAGAAgagcaagaaaaagaaataatatctaGATTACAa TCTAACTTACAAAGATTGGAAAGAGAATTACAAAccttaaaaaaagatgaaaatgaaattacagtTCAAACATTATTGCAACATTTATCTGAAGTAATTACTGTTCAAACTGTagttatgaatgaaaaattaccgGCAGAAATACATGCACAGACAAATCGTATAAAAGCCTTGAACACAGTAAAACAGTATTCGTATTTAAATCCAGATCAAATAACGGGTCTACGAAATAACTTGGATAGTATAGCCAAAGAAATTcagaatttaatagaattaaag attacaaaaaataacattgataaaataGAACCATTTCGACAACAAGCAGCTGCagttgcaaatataaaaagaaatgttcttgaaaaattagaaaagacaGCGAATTCTTTGCAAGAATTGCAgacaaaattagaagaaaaacgcGAACTATCAAAATTGATAGTAGAAGACATCATTCCTAAAggagaagatttaaaaaaatatataaatcgtttaaaaactAGAGGAACACTTTATAAACATTGTAAATCTGAACTGACATGGTTTAATGCGGAGAACAGTATATTATATCGAACAGCCGCCATCTTAGAAAATCAG TATAATCAATGCAACCAGGCGAAAGAAAGATTGGAAACGGTTAAGAAAAATACTCCAAATAATTTCACAGAAGAGAATGCATCTTCGATGAATCTTCAATTATGTCGAGATATAAGCACCTTTAAAGCAAAATTAATCCCATTGATAAATG aagtGCAGacattaagagaaaaatatcatgaaTTTGAACAACAAcaagagaaaacgaaaaaagcaCAAGACCAAGTAAAATCGAGTatgaatatcttaataaataatttacaatctgagttggaaagtaaaaaaacaaaattaacgaag gatattgaagagaaagaagaattacTAAAACTCATAGCTAAAATGAAGATtatagaagaaagaataaaacggGACATAAAA gatTCTACAATTTCTAATCCTGGTAAAAAGATaagagaagaattaaatttcattattcaagcAGAAGaagcaaagataaaaaatttaataatggaaaaagaacatataaaaaaaattaactcggtaaatgaaaaacaaacacAGATGTGGAATAGTATATTATC agtatttaaatataaaattaaatacgctGAGGAAAGTAAAGTATCAAATGGAATCATCGTACGACGAGGAGGAAcagaaactttaattttacaataa
- the LOC107992615 gene encoding intraflagellar transport protein 81 homolog isoform X4: MIEVPSEYLSDPEVFAFYEQYMTLIDRFKTVHKEREIGKKNYENASELTTDLKTMEKEKEAVIIRIEKMRMKAETGIHLLNVARALRIEKDKERDLVLQEEQEKEIISRLQSNLQRLERELQTLKKDENEITVQTLLQHLSEVITVQTVVMNEKLPAEIHAQTNRIKALNTVKQYSYLNPDQITGLRNNLDSIAKEIQNLIELKITKNNIDKIEPFRQQAAAVANIKRNVLEKLEKTANSLQELQTKLEEKRELSKLIVEDIIPKGEDLKKYINRLKTRGTLYKHCKSELTWFNAENSILYRTAAILENQYNQCNQAKERLETVKKNTPNNFTEENASSMNLQLCRDISTFKAKLIPLINEVQTLREKYHEFEQQQEKTKKAQDQVKSSMNILINNLQSELESKKTKLTKDIEEKEELLKLIAKMKIIEERIKRDIKDSTISNPGKKIREELNFIIQAEEAKIKNLIMEKEHIKKINSVNEKQTQMWNSILSVFKYKIKYAEESKVSNGIIVRRGGTETLILQ; the protein is encoded by the exons ATg atagaAGTTCCTAGCGAATATTTAAGCGATCCAGAAGTTTTCGCTTTTTATGAACAATACATGACTTTGATTGATAGATTTAAAACAGTgcataaagaaagagaaataggaAAGAAG AATTATGAGAATGCTAGTGAGCTTACTACTGATTTAAAaacaatggaaaaagaaaaagaa gCAGTAATTATACGTATCGAAAAGATGAGAATGAAAGCTGAAACTGGAATACATTTATTGAATGTTGCCCGAGCTTTGCGAATAGAAAAAGACAAAGAACGTGATTTAGTACTGCAAGAAgagcaagaaaaagaaataatatctaGATTACAa TCTAACTTACAAAGATTGGAAAGAGAATTACAAAccttaaaaaaagatgaaaatgaaattacagtTCAAACATTATTGCAACATTTATCTGAAGTAATTACTGTTCAAACTGTagttatgaatgaaaaattaccgGCAGAAATACATGCACAGACAAATCGTATAAAAGCCTTGAACACAGTAAAACAGTATTCGTATTTAAATCCAGATCAAATAACGGGTCTACGAAATAACTTGGATAGTATAGCCAAAGAAATTcagaatttaatagaattaaag attacaaaaaataacattgataaaataGAACCATTTCGACAACAAGCAGCTGCagttgcaaatataaaaagaaatgttcttgaaaaattagaaaagacaGCGAATTCTTTGCAAGAATTGCAgacaaaattagaagaaaaacgcGAACTATCAAAATTGATAGTAGAAGACATCATTCCTAAAggagaagatttaaaaaaatatataaatcgtttaaaaactAGAGGAACACTTTATAAACATTGTAAATCTGAACTGACATGGTTTAATGCGGAGAACAGTATATTATATCGAACAGCCGCCATCTTAGAAAATCAG TATAATCAATGCAACCAGGCGAAAGAAAGATTGGAAACGGTTAAGAAAAATACTCCAAATAATTTCACAGAAGAGAATGCATCTTCGATGAATCTTCAATTATGTCGAGATATAAGCACCTTTAAAGCAAAATTAATCCCATTGATAAATG aagtGCAGacattaagagaaaaatatcatgaaTTTGAACAACAAcaagagaaaacgaaaaaagcaCAAGACCAAGTAAAATCGAGTatgaatatcttaataaataatttacaatctgagttggaaagtaaaaaaacaaaattaacgaag gatattgaagagaaagaagaattacTAAAACTCATAGCTAAAATGAAGATtatagaagaaagaataaaacggGACATAAAA gatTCTACAATTTCTAATCCTGGTAAAAAGATaagagaagaattaaatttcattattcaagcAGAAGaagcaaagataaaaaatttaataatggaaaaagaacatataaaaaaaattaactcggtaaatgaaaaacaaacacAGATGTGGAATAGTATATTATC agtatttaaatataaaattaaatacgctGAGGAAAGTAAAGTATCAAATGGAATCATCGTACGACGAGGAGGAAcagaaactttaattttacaataa
- the LOC107992615 gene encoding intraflagellar transport protein 81 homolog isoform X2, which yields MKENIKFIVTEVNKLLGRNYNVIYFNSLSSEELLQVLKELLIKIQNQNIDGNISIKNETSEEISIYILSILRIFHYQPRIDPVSFRQGLVHGDSDIIHPIFTWLLSHIDVVQKRAYLSRFLVKIEVPSEYLSDPEVFAFYEQYMTLIDRFKTVHKEREIGKKNYENASELTTDLKTMEKEKEAVIIRIEKMRMKAETGIHLLNVARALRIEKDKERDLVLQEEQEKEIISRLQSNLQRLERELQTLKKDENEITVQTLLQHLSEVITVQTVVMNEKLPAEIHAQTNRIKALNTVKQYSYLNPDQITGLRNNLDSIAKEIQNLIELKITKNNIDKIEPFRQQAAAVANIKRNVLEKLEKTANSLQELQTKLEEKRELSKLIVEDIIPKGEDLKKYINRLKTRGTLYKHCKSELTWFNAENSILYRTAAILENQYNQCNQAKERLETVKKNTPNNFTEENASSMNLQLCRDISTFKAKLIPLINEVQTLREKYHEFEQQQEKTKKAQDQVKSSMNILINNLQSELESKKTKLTKDIEEKEELLKLIAKMKIIEERIKRDIKDSTISNPGKKIREELNFIIQAEEAKIKNLIMEKEHIKKINSVNEKQTQMWNSILSVFKYKIKYAEESKVSNGIIVRRGGTETLILQ from the exons atgaaagagaatattaaattcattgtaACAGAAGTGAACAAATTATTGGGACGTAATTATAATgtgatttatttcaattctctaAGTTCAGAAGAATTGCTTCAA GTATTGAAGGAGTTGTTGATTAAAATACagaatcaaaatattgatggtaatattagtataaaaaatGAGACTTCTGAagaaatttccatttatatattatctattttgcgtatatttcattatcaaccACGAATAGATCCTGTGAGCTTTAG ACAAGGTCTGGTTCATGGAGATTCTGATATTATTCATCCTATTTTTACCTGGCTTCTATCTCATATAGATGTAGTTCAAAAAAGAGCTTATTTATCACGCTTTTTAGTGAAG atagaAGTTCCTAGCGAATATTTAAGCGATCCAGAAGTTTTCGCTTTTTATGAACAATACATGACTTTGATTGATAGATTTAAAACAGTgcataaagaaagagaaataggaAAGAAG AATTATGAGAATGCTAGTGAGCTTACTACTGATTTAAAaacaatggaaaaagaaaaagaa gCAGTAATTATACGTATCGAAAAGATGAGAATGAAAGCTGAAACTGGAATACATTTATTGAATGTTGCCCGAGCTTTGCGAATAGAAAAAGACAAAGAACGTGATTTAGTACTGCAAGAAgagcaagaaaaagaaataatatctaGATTACAa TCTAACTTACAAAGATTGGAAAGAGAATTACAAAccttaaaaaaagatgaaaatgaaattacagtTCAAACATTATTGCAACATTTATCTGAAGTAATTACTGTTCAAACTGTagttatgaatgaaaaattaccgGCAGAAATACATGCACAGACAAATCGTATAAAAGCCTTGAACACAGTAAAACAGTATTCGTATTTAAATCCAGATCAAATAACGGGTCTACGAAATAACTTGGATAGTATAGCCAAAGAAATTcagaatttaatagaattaaag attacaaaaaataacattgataaaataGAACCATTTCGACAACAAGCAGCTGCagttgcaaatataaaaagaaatgttcttgaaaaattagaaaagacaGCGAATTCTTTGCAAGAATTGCAgacaaaattagaagaaaaacgcGAACTATCAAAATTGATAGTAGAAGACATCATTCCTAAAggagaagatttaaaaaaatatataaatcgtttaaaaactAGAGGAACACTTTATAAACATTGTAAATCTGAACTGACATGGTTTAATGCGGAGAACAGTATATTATATCGAACAGCCGCCATCTTAGAAAATCAG TATAATCAATGCAACCAGGCGAAAGAAAGATTGGAAACGGTTAAGAAAAATACTCCAAATAATTTCACAGAAGAGAATGCATCTTCGATGAATCTTCAATTATGTCGAGATATAAGCACCTTTAAAGCAAAATTAATCCCATTGATAAATG aagtGCAGacattaagagaaaaatatcatgaaTTTGAACAACAAcaagagaaaacgaaaaaagcaCAAGACCAAGTAAAATCGAGTatgaatatcttaataaataatttacaatctgagttggaaagtaaaaaaacaaaattaacgaag gatattgaagagaaagaagaattacTAAAACTCATAGCTAAAATGAAGATtatagaagaaagaataaaacggGACATAAAA gatTCTACAATTTCTAATCCTGGTAAAAAGATaagagaagaattaaatttcattattcaagcAGAAGaagcaaagataaaaaatttaataatggaaaaagaacatataaaaaaaattaactcggtaaatgaaaaacaaacacAGATGTGGAATAGTATATTATC agtatttaaatataaaattaaatacgctGAGGAAAGTAAAGTATCAAATGGAATCATCGTACGACGAGGAGGAAcagaaactttaattttacaataa